A single genomic interval of Pyruvatibacter sp. HU-CL02332 harbors:
- a CDS encoding NUDIX domain-containing protein, which yields MAAPALRRTGRVILMDPTYRVLLLRFAVTKNNEPFEFWATPGGRAEDDESDLEAAIRELDEELRLTVTLEGPVHVHESTFEVNGNKWRGRDVFFHGTCAACDPVFTGGTEESERQALQEMRWWTLDELEKTAETVFPPDLGPVSRTLVS from the coding sequence ATGGCAGCACCCGCTCTGCGCCGGACCGGCAGGGTGATCCTGATGGACCCGACCTATCGGGTGCTGCTGTTGCGCTTTGCCGTCACCAAAAACAACGAGCCGTTCGAGTTCTGGGCCACGCCAGGTGGGCGTGCAGAGGACGACGAGAGCGATCTGGAAGCCGCGATCCGTGAGCTGGATGAGGAACTCCGGCTCACCGTCACCCTTGAAGGCCCCGTGCACGTCCACGAAAGCACCTTTGAAGTGAACGGCAATAAGTGGCGTGGCCGGGATGTTTTCTTCCATGGCACCTGCGCGGCCTGCGACCCGGTTTTCACCGGCGGAACCGAAGAAAGCGAGCGCCAGGCGCTCCAGGAAATGCGCTGGTGGACGCTGGATGAACTTGAAAAAACCGCAGAAACAGTGTTTCCGCCGGATCTGGGCCCGGTTTCGCGCACCCTCGTGTCTTGA
- a CDS encoding rubrerythrin family protein gives MSLADSKTLDNLKEAFAGESQANRRYLYFAQKADVEGYNDVAAVFRSTAEGETGHAHGHLEFMEEVGDPATGEPIGATDKNLKAAIAGETHEYTDMYPGMARTAREEGFDEIADWFETLAKAEKSHAGRFQKALDGMDA, from the coding sequence ATGTCACTCGCAGATTCCAAGACCCTGGACAATTTGAAAGAAGCTTTTGCCGGCGAAAGCCAGGCAAACCGTCGCTACCTCTACTTCGCGCAGAAGGCGGACGTTGAAGGCTACAACGATGTTGCAGCCGTGTTCCGGTCCACCGCGGAAGGTGAAACCGGCCACGCCCACGGCCACCTCGAGTTCATGGAAGAAGTCGGTGACCCGGCAACGGGCGAGCCAATTGGCGCGACCGACAAGAACCTCAAGGCCGCGATTGCCGGTGAAACCCACGAGTACACAGACATGTACCCGGGTATGGCCCGCACAGCGCGCGAAGAAGGCTTCGACGAAATTGCTGACTGGTTCGAAACGCTTGCCAAGGCCGAAAAGAGCCACGCCGGTCGTTTCCAGAAAGCCCTCGACGGCATGGACGCCTAA
- the irrA gene encoding iron response transcriptional regulator IrrA has product MSGDRPYAQTLQALRDKGLRPTRQRLALGRLLFDGGDRHVTAEALHAEASKGGVRVSLATVYNTLHQFTDAGLLRQVVVDGGCTYFDTNLSDHHHFYHVDDARLEDIPGDGITVTGLPQVPDGAALERVEVIVRVHNAKTGG; this is encoded by the coding sequence ATGAGCGGTGACCGGCCCTACGCCCAGACGCTTCAGGCGCTGCGCGACAAAGGCCTGCGCCCCACACGTCAGCGGCTTGCTCTTGGGCGGCTGCTGTTTGATGGCGGCGACCGGCATGTGACCGCTGAGGCGCTGCACGCAGAGGCCTCCAAGGGCGGCGTGCGGGTGTCTCTGGCGACGGTTTACAACACCCTGCACCAGTTCACCGACGCGGGTCTGCTGCGCCAGGTCGTGGTCGATGGCGGCTGCACCTATTTTGATACCAACCTCAGCGATCATCATCACTTCTATCATGTGGACGATGCGCGCCTTGAAGACATTCCCGGTGACGGCATCACCGTGACGGGGCTTCCACAGGTGCCTGACGGGGCTGCTCTGGAGCGTGTCGAGGTGATCGTGCGTGTTCATAACGCAAAAACCGGCGGCTGA